A part of bacterium genomic DNA contains:
- a CDS encoding VRR-NUC domain-containing protein, which yields RRGIPAWATDGGAARLRGRAAAVLRATGAGDCVASLHRCGGAAVGWPDVIGVIPPTGRMLAVEVKRPEQVERHGEGWRQVRPAGSPSAEQVAMLARLEECGAVVCVAWDERDVVDALEGR from the coding sequence GCGCCGCGGGATTCCGGCGTGGGCGACCGACGGAGGCGCGGCGCGTCTGCGCGGGAGAGCCGCGGCGGTGCTGCGCGCGACGGGCGCCGGCGACTGCGTGGCGAGTCTCCACCGGTGCGGCGGCGCGGCCGTGGGCTGGCCGGACGTGATCGGCGTGATCCCGCCGACCGGGCGGATGCTGGCCGTCGAGGTCAAGCGCCCGGAGCAGGTGGAGCGGCACGGCGAGGGCTGGCGGCAGGTGCGGCCTGCGGGGAGCCCTAGCGCGGAGCAGGTGGCGATGCTGGCGAGACTCGAGGAATGCGGCGCGGTGGTCTGCGTCGCGTGGGACGAGAGGGATGTGGTCGATGCATTGGAGGGCAGATGA
- a CDS encoding helix-turn-helix domain-containing protein: MLRRRRAALSLTQEQAAEAAGVGVATWKRWEAGGGACGLAASFLRALDRVGVEVRVKSRLRDQM; encoded by the coding sequence ATGCTGCGGAGACGGCGCGCGGCGCTGTCGCTGACGCAGGAACAGGCGGCGGAAGCGGCGGGCGTCGGCGTCGCCACGTGGAAGCGTTGGGAGGCGGGCGGCGGCGCGTGCGGCCTTGCGGCGTCGTTCCTTCGCGCGCTGGACCGCGTAGGCGTCGAGGTGCGGGTCAAGTCGAGACTGAGGGATCAGATGTGA